A window of the Bdellovibrio sp. ZAP7 genome harbors these coding sequences:
- a CDS encoding cupredoxin domain-containing protein has translation MSFVNSKTVKICTSLVTALLITSVANAWEVDFSRRQVDFNKVTNEDRLPASIKEDQSVSILSNVFDSVEPTQDIVIMNTEKGFVPETVRLKKGNNYRIHVVNVNGKEKNVSFVLDAFSEHHNTVFGEEKTFNVMPKTDGIFSYQCPETAVQGKFIIYSDANSVPGGRKPASN, from the coding sequence GTGAGTTTTGTGAATTCCAAGACCGTAAAGATTTGCACTAGTCTTGTAACAGCTCTGCTTATCACCAGCGTGGCTAATGCCTGGGAAGTTGATTTTTCTCGTCGTCAGGTTGATTTCAACAAGGTGACGAACGAAGATCGCTTGCCTGCCAGTATCAAAGAAGATCAATCCGTAAGTATTTTGAGCAACGTGTTCGACTCGGTCGAGCCGACTCAGGATATCGTTATCATGAATACAGAAAAAGGTTTCGTCCCAGAAACTGTGCGCCTGAAAAAGGGTAACAACTATCGCATTCACGTGGTGAACGTGAACGGTAAAGAGAAAAACGTTAGCTTCGTGTTGGATGCATTTTCTGAACACCATAACACTGTGTTTGGTGAAGAGAAGACTTTCAATGTGATGCCGAAAACAGACGGTATCTTCTCTTACCAATGCCCTGAAACAGCAGTGCAAGGTAAATTCATTATTTATTCAGATGCGAATTCTGTCCCAGGTGGCAGAAAACCCGCTTCTAACTAA
- a CDS encoding thioredoxin domain-containing protein, with translation MSFNKLNSFMEATLKAFKLAAVSALALSLVNCAPSAKQLKEVVEKDPSIVFAAIEKDPEQFIEVVNKAAQGAQKKAQEKAMAEEGKKRDEEFASPLKPAIDDSRVFFGPKDAKITIVEYSDFECPYCSKGHATVDEVMKAYPKDVRVIYKHLPLDFHPMAMPAARYFEAIAMQDHAKAEKFYNIVFENQGELRTKKEAFLKDAAKKAGADLKRVEKDLKDEKITKIIEADMEEAKKFNFSGTPGFLINGVSLRGAYPFSEFKDIIDRHLKTAAK, from the coding sequence TTGAGTTTTAACAAATTAAATTCCTTTATGGAGGCGACATTGAAAGCATTTAAATTAGCAGCAGTTTCAGCGTTGGCACTTTCCCTTGTGAACTGTGCTCCATCCGCAAAACAACTTAAAGAAGTAGTAGAAAAAGATCCAAGCATCGTTTTCGCAGCTATCGAAAAAGACCCTGAGCAATTCATCGAAGTGGTGAACAAAGCAGCTCAAGGCGCTCAAAAGAAAGCTCAAGAAAAAGCTATGGCTGAAGAAGGCAAAAAGCGTGACGAAGAGTTCGCAAGTCCTTTGAAACCAGCTATCGACGACAGCCGTGTATTCTTCGGTCCTAAAGACGCGAAAATCACAATCGTTGAATACTCTGATTTCGAATGCCCATACTGCTCTAAAGGTCACGCGACAGTTGATGAAGTTATGAAAGCGTACCCTAAAGACGTTCGCGTAATCTACAAACACTTGCCTTTGGATTTCCATCCTATGGCGATGCCTGCAGCACGCTACTTCGAAGCAATCGCAATGCAAGACCATGCGAAAGCTGAAAAGTTCTACAACATCGTTTTCGAAAACCAAGGCGAACTTCGCACTAAAAAAGAAGCATTCTTGAAAGATGCTGCGAAAAAAGCTGGTGCGGACTTGAAACGTGTTGAAAAAGATCTTAAAGACGAAAAAATCACTAAAATCATCGAAGCTGACATGGAAGAAGCTAAAAAATTCAACTTCTCCGGAACTCCAGGCTTCTTGATCAACGGCGTTTCCCTTCGTGGTGCGTATCCGTTCTCTGAGTTCAAAGACATTATCGACCGTCACTTGAAAACTGCGGCTAAATAA
- a CDS encoding cytochrome, with protein sequence MFLQGDLQVMFDALYSVGAIDPVLKLDWQEVTKEMMANPALLSEAFQSINGCRGDKDLLIQKLHMMDQRSVSYIAMEVAREFCEFQDRKDLH encoded by the coding sequence ATGTTTCTTCAAGGCGATTTACAAGTTATGTTCGATGCACTTTACAGCGTGGGCGCAATTGATCCTGTGCTTAAATTAGATTGGCAAGAAGTCACAAAAGAGATGATGGCAAACCCAGCACTTTTGAGTGAAGCTTTTCAAAGCATCAACGGTTGCCGTGGAGACAAAGATCTACTTATCCAAAAGCTACACATGATGGATCAAAGATCCGTAAGTTATATCGCTATGGAGGTCGCTCGTGAGTTTTGTGAATTCCAAGACCGTAAAGATTTGCACTAG